In Clostridium ljungdahlii DSM 13528, the genomic window TTATAGAGGAAACACATTTAAATTGGAGCTGCTATGCTACACCAGCTGAAGGCTTAAGTGGAAAGTTTATAGTACATGATAAGAAGATATTTGGAGAAATACCTGGAGTTACAGACAAAGAGTATTATACTAATTCCTACCATATACCTGTAGGATATCCAATATCTATAAAAGACAAAATTGATATAGAGGCTCCTTATCACAAACTTTGTAATGGAGGTCACATAAGTTATATAGAAGTTGATGATTATCCATCGGAAGAGGTTGTTAAAAGTATAATTGACTATGCCTACGATAATACAAATATAAGTTATATAGGGATAAACTTTCACATAAGATATTGTAAAGAATGTGGAACCTATATGCACGGGGAAGATGTCTGTCCTAAATGTGGAAGCAACAATATACAGGGTATATCAAGGGTTACAGGGTATCTATCTTTAGATGAAAGATTTGGAGAAGGTAAGACAGCAGAAAGAAGGGATAGAATATCCCAGGGAAGTAGCAAACATGTATATTGCTAAATCTCAGTAGTTAATTAAGCCATGCATAAGAAGGAGGAAAAATCAATGGGTTGCAAAAAAATTAGATTGGCAGGTATTGCATATGAGAGCCTAGTTAATGGCCCTGGAATGAGACGGGTATTTTTTGCCCAGGGATGTAGACATAATTGTAAAGGATGTTTTAACCCATCTACCCATGATTTCAAAGGCGGTCAGCTAAAAGATATAGATAAACTGGTTTGTGATATTAAAGATAATCCTATGGTAAGTGGAGTTACATTTTCAGGTGGTGACCCATTTGAGCAACCTGAAGAATTTGCATACATGGCTGATAAAATTAAAGAATTAAATTTAAATATATGGTGTTATACAGGATACACCTTTGAATCTATAGTTAATGGCTCAGATATGGCAAAGAAATGTCTTTTAAATAATGTAGATGTGCTAGTGGATGGAAAATTTGAAGAGAACAAAAAAGATACAAAATTAAAATTTAAAGGATCCAGTAATCAGAGAATTATTGATGTAAAGAAAAGTTTAGATTCCAATGATGTAATAGTATTGACTTTTAGTTGAAAAACTTTAGCTAAATATATTATAATACTTCATGACGAGGAGTTGATAATATGAATAACAATTCGGAAATTGAAGTTTGCTCTTGTACTGAAATTCATAAGGATTGCATAGAATGTGTCAGAAAAAGTATGTTGGATGAAAAGACTTTTATGGATTTATCAGCACTTTTTAAGGTGCTGGGGGATTATACAAGAATTAAGATTATATATGCATTATTTAAAAAGGAATTATGTGTTTGTGATATTACAGAAATACTCCAAATGAGTCAGTCTGCAATATCTCATCAACTTAGAATTTTAAAGACTGCAAGGCTAGTTAAGTTTAGAAGAGAGGGAAAGTCGGTGTATTATTCCCTAGATGATGAACATATAAATAAGTTGATTAATGCAGGATTAGAACATGTAAAACATAATTAGAGTGTAGTTATATGAGGTTTATAAGCAAAAAATCAACTTATACTCCGGATATCTTTTACAATCTTCAGCTCAGTTAAATATTTTGATAAGTCTAAAGGAAAAATTTAAAAAAATACTGAGAACTTTTGAAAACTCGTACCTCAAACAGTTCAAAAGTTCTAGGTTTTTTAAAAATTTTTACCTAAGATTTATATACAAAATATTTAAAAGAGCTTCTCTATTGTAAAAATATGCCTGCGTATAAGTTGATTTTTTAGTTATAAAATCTTATAAAAAGTTTTTTCAGTAATGAACTTTGTAAGTATATTCCTGTATGCGATGGGGGATAAGCACTGCTGCACGCCTGGATAAGGTCTTCCCCCCTAAAGAATAATATATTCTAAGTGCTAAAGACACTAAGAGTACTGTTAATAAGATTCAGATGGAGAAAAGGTATAACTCCACCTAAACCTAAGAATCACTTAATATTAGTAAGTTACTTAAAGTTAAGAATTTTAACTAGATTAAAATCTTCAGGTTTGTTATCTAGAGTTAATGTATTGCTTTCAATTCTTTCTGTATTTTTCATATATTTAAGAAATTTTTCTAATCCATCTAATTCAAAAGTTAACTGAGAAGTTTTATAATGCATTGGAATTATTATGTGGCTATTGATGGATTTTGCAAGTTCAGCAGCCTCTTTTCCATCTATAGTGAAATTTCCTCCTATGGGAATCAAAAGCACATCTATAGACCCTAAACTTTTTATCTCTTCCGGAGATAATACATATCCAACATCTCCAAGGTGACATATCCTATAATCGTCCATTTCAATGATAAATATTATATTTTCACCTCGTTTTGCACCTTTAACTTTATCGTGATAAGAAGGTATACCATAGATAGGTATATCACACAG contains:
- the nrdG gene encoding anaerobic ribonucleoside-triphosphate reductase activating protein, with amino-acid sequence MGCKKIRLAGIAYESLVNGPGMRRVFFAQGCRHNCKGCFNPSTHDFKGGQLKDIDKLVCDIKDNPMVSGVTFSGGDPFEQPEEFAYMADKIKELNLNIWCYTGYTFESIVNGSDMAKKCLLNNVDVLVDGKFEENKKDTKLKFKGSSNQRIIDVKKSLDSNDVIVLTFS
- a CDS encoding ArsR/SmtB family transcription factor is translated as MNNNSEIEVCSCTEIHKDCIECVRKSMLDEKTFMDLSALFKVLGDYTRIKIIYALFKKELCVCDITEILQMSQSAISHQLRILKTARLVKFRREGKSVYYSLDDEHINKLINAGLEHVKHN
- a CDS encoding MBL fold metallo-hydrolase translates to MKIRWFGHSSFLFEDSKGRKLLTDPFDETVGYKTFKGDVDVVTISHNHFDHCYTEKINYKHIINKIGAFNLCDIPIYGIPSYHDKVKGAKRGENIIFIIEMDDYRICHLGDVGYVLSPEEIKSLGSIDVLLIPIGGNFTIDGKEAAELAKSINSHIIIPMHYKTSQLTFELDGLEKFLKYMKNTERIESNTLTLDNKPEDFNLVKILNFK